A DNA window from Thermogemmatispora onikobensis contains the following coding sequences:
- a CDS encoding RNA polymerase sigma factor, which yields MGSPDLLALNWEEIYVRLRRLVRRLIARYSVAAWRGQEEDQVEDIVQESIRRFIERQPRVERGEIEPAHSPEHMLFTIAYNCCLDLYRRERRLIHTGGEYLPAFTDTEEREPADQALEGIYQQELFTIVAREVEHFPQGQRRALLIDLAELMSFDEEPTTLQRAFLAQGIDLSRYRDWPEDRRQHEQRVALRNHAYRRLARLSSIRAYIESHEH from the coding sequence ATGGGCAGTCCAGACCTGTTGGCACTGAACTGGGAAGAAATCTATGTCAGGCTGCGTCGGCTGGTACGGCGGCTGATTGCGCGCTACAGCGTTGCTGCCTGGCGCGGTCAAGAAGAGGACCAGGTTGAAGACATCGTCCAAGAGAGTATCAGGCGCTTCATCGAGCGTCAACCGCGTGTTGAGCGTGGAGAGATCGAGCCGGCGCATTCGCCAGAGCACATGCTGTTCACCATTGCCTACAACTGTTGTCTCGACCTCTACCGGCGCGAGCGACGTCTGATTCACACCGGCGGGGAATACCTGCCGGCGTTCACAGATACGGAAGAAAGAGAGCCGGCGGACCAGGCCCTGGAAGGGATCTATCAACAAGAGCTGTTTACCATCGTCGCTCGCGAAGTAGAGCACTTTCCCCAGGGGCAACGGCGCGCCCTTCTCATCGACCTGGCTGAATTGATGAGTTTTGATGAGGAGCCGACAACGCTCCAGCGTGCCTTTTTGGCGCAGGGCATCGATCTCAGCCGCTATCGTGACTGGCCGGAAGACCGGCGGCAACATGAACAGCGCGTTGCCCTGCGGAACCACGCCTATCGGCGTTTGGCGCGGTTGTCCAGCATCCGTGCCTATATAGAGAGCCATGAGCACTAG